The Gemmatimonadaceae bacterium genome has a segment encoding these proteins:
- a CDS encoding UDP-2,3-diacylglucosamine diphosphatase: MLKAPCYVFSDAHLGFAGADVERAVIGFLRHVATHAGSLIVNGDLFEFWFEWRTVIPRGAFRTVAALGDVVDAGVQVLMIAGNHDCWGGDVLRQDVGVDYRFGPLVEDVAGWRTHIEHGDGLRPREDRRYRALRRVLRNSWAIRSFRWLHPDLATPLASGSSSASRNYAARDHGRGLRVAAERVAVANPAIDLVLFGHSHVPTLERLTGGAAYANAGSWLDAPTFLRITPDEIVLRRWESGARGEPSAESADLDVLHRAAKKPLADA, encoded by the coding sequence GTGCTGAAAGCGCCTTGCTACGTCTTCTCCGACGCTCATTTGGGCTTCGCCGGCGCTGACGTCGAGCGCGCTGTGATCGGCTTCCTCCGGCATGTCGCGACCCACGCCGGTTCGTTGATCGTGAACGGCGACCTCTTCGAGTTCTGGTTCGAGTGGCGCACGGTCATTCCTCGCGGCGCGTTTCGGACGGTGGCCGCGCTGGGCGACGTGGTCGATGCGGGCGTGCAGGTGTTGATGATCGCCGGCAACCACGACTGTTGGGGAGGTGACGTCCTGCGACAGGATGTCGGGGTCGACTACCGATTCGGCCCGCTCGTCGAAGACGTGGCCGGCTGGCGTACCCACATCGAGCACGGAGACGGGCTCCGCCCTCGCGAGGACCGGCGGTACCGCGCGCTACGCCGCGTGCTTCGGAATTCGTGGGCGATCCGGTCGTTTCGCTGGTTGCACCCCGATCTCGCGACGCCTCTCGCGTCGGGCAGCTCGAGCGCAAGCCGCAACTACGCGGCGCGCGACCACGGTCGCGGATTGCGCGTGGCCGCCGAACGCGTGGCGGTGGCGAATCCGGCGATCGACCTCGTGTTGTTCGGCCACTCGCACGTCCCTACCCTCGAGCGATTGACCGGCGGCGCGGCCTACGCGAACGCCGGGTCGTGGCTCGACGCGCCGACCTTTCTCCGGATCACGCCCGACGAGATCGTGCTGCGTCGCTGGGAAAGCGGCGCACGCGGCGAGCCGTCAGCCGAGAGTGCGGATCTCGACGTTCTCCACCGCGCCGCCAAGAAACCGCTGGCCGACGCGTAG
- the selD gene encoding selenide, water dikinase SelD, with product MIAEETARLTTFARCAGCAAKLGHLDLSQALAGVPVRSDPRLLVGRETFDDAGVFQVSEDLALVQTVDFFAPIVDDPYSFGQVAAANALSDVYAMGGEPLTALNIVGFPANRLPLEVLTELLRGGQDKVHEAGALVVGGHTIIDDELKFGLSVTGRVDPKKMLSNANAKVGDHLVLTKPLGTAILATAAKRGDLGASETKGLIDSMTKLNASASRGAVAVGARCATDITGFGLLGHASHIAEASHVSIVIDADKLPVLPGARDAWDRGVTTGGSERNERYLEERVDWRTSSSFLRALAMDPQTSGGLLVAVPADKVGQYLSLVSEGIEIGVVVDRHTHGLVFA from the coding sequence ATGATCGCCGAAGAGACCGCCCGGCTCACCACGTTCGCGCGATGCGCCGGATGCGCGGCGAAACTCGGACACCTCGATCTTTCGCAGGCGCTCGCCGGCGTCCCGGTAAGGTCGGACCCGCGTCTGCTGGTCGGACGCGAGACCTTCGACGACGCCGGCGTATTTCAGGTGTCCGAAGATCTGGCCCTGGTGCAGACCGTCGATTTCTTCGCGCCGATCGTCGACGACCCATATTCGTTCGGCCAGGTCGCAGCGGCCAACGCGCTGTCGGACGTGTACGCGATGGGAGGGGAGCCGTTGACCGCGCTCAACATCGTCGGCTTTCCGGCGAATCGGCTGCCGCTCGAGGTGCTCACCGAACTCCTCCGCGGGGGCCAGGACAAGGTTCACGAGGCCGGAGCGCTCGTCGTCGGCGGACACACGATCATCGACGACGAGTTGAAGTTCGGTCTGTCGGTCACGGGCCGCGTCGATCCCAAGAAGATGCTGAGCAACGCGAACGCCAAGGTCGGCGACCATCTGGTCCTCACCAAGCCGCTCGGCACGGCGATTCTCGCCACGGCGGCCAAGCGAGGCGATCTCGGAGCGAGCGAAACGAAAGGGCTGATCGATTCGATGACGAAGCTGAATGCGTCGGCAAGCCGCGGCGCCGTCGCCGTCGGCGCCCGCTGCGCGACGGACATCACCGGCTTCGGTCTGCTGGGCCACGCCAGCCACATCGCCGAAGCGAGCCATGTCTCGATCGTCATCGACGCGGACAAGCTTCCGGTGCTTCCCGGCGCCCGCGACGCCTGGGATCGTGGCGTGACGACGGGCGGATCCGAGCGGAACGAACGTTATTTGGAGGAGCGTGTAGACTGGCGGACCTCCTCGTCGTTCCTGCGCGCGTTGGCGATGGATCCACAAACGTCGGGCGGTCTGCTCGTCGCCGTGCCGGCCGACAAGGTCGGACAATACCTTTCGCTGGTTTCGGAAGGGATCGAGATCGGCGTGGTTGTCGACCGGCACACGCACGGTCTCGTGTTCGCGTGA
- a CDS encoding thioesterase family protein, with product MPDDLRDVTNEAAAPRVVTPPAGALPPHDIQFRVRYAETDQMGVVYHTNYLIWCEVGRTDFIRARGMSYADIERSGVGLAVSDLKARFHGAARYDDLVRVRTTLADLRSRSITFDYVITNAETNERLVSASTTLVSIDKSGRLVAIPSTVRGLFQPLPLPQAHPHTHTQTPPENR from the coding sequence ATGCCCGACGATCTTCGCGACGTGACCAACGAGGCCGCGGCTCCCCGCGTCGTGACTCCTCCGGCGGGCGCCCTGCCGCCGCACGACATCCAGTTTCGCGTGCGCTACGCCGAAACCGACCAGATGGGTGTCGTCTATCACACGAACTATCTGATCTGGTGCGAGGTCGGGCGTACTGACTTCATCCGTGCGCGCGGAATGAGCTACGCCGACATCGAACGATCCGGCGTCGGTCTTGCTGTGTCTGACCTGAAGGCGCGATTCCACGGCGCGGCACGCTACGACGACCTGGTTCGAGTACGCACGACTCTGGCTGACCTGCGGTCGCGAAGCATCACCTTCGACTACGTGATCACCAACGCGGAAACCAACGAGCGGCTCGTGAGCGCGAGCACCACGCTCGTCTCGATCGACAAGAGCGGACGTCTCGTCGCCATCCCATCCACCGTGCGCGGCTTGTTCCAGCCCCTCCCCCTGCCTCAGGCTCATCCACACACTCACACGCAGACGCCGCCGGAGAATCGCTGA
- the murI gene encoding glutamate racemase gives MSSSRPIGVFDSGIGGLTVVHELIHQLPHESIVYFGDTARVPYGPKSPDTVRRYSREIASFLTEQDVKAIVIACNTATAHALGTLRAELSLPVVGVVEPGARAAVAATRAGRIGVIGTAGTIRSGAYERAICALLPTAQVTARACPLFVPLVEEGWVDHEATRLVAREYLEPLVAAGVDTLVLGCTHYPLLKPLLRTVMGPEVRLIDSAEETAAEAARTLAGKSLSAPDASAPAYRFVASDDPDQFLRVGQRFLGGAVENVEIRTLG, from the coding sequence ATGTCCAGCTCTCGTCCGATCGGCGTCTTCGATTCGGGCATCGGCGGACTCACCGTCGTGCACGAGCTCATCCACCAGCTGCCGCACGAGAGCATCGTCTACTTCGGCGACACCGCGCGCGTGCCCTACGGACCAAAGAGTCCGGACACGGTGCGACGCTACAGTCGCGAGATTGCGTCCTTTCTCACCGAGCAAGACGTCAAGGCGATCGTCATTGCCTGCAACACTGCCACGGCGCATGCGCTCGGCACTCTGAGGGCCGAATTGTCGTTGCCGGTGGTGGGAGTCGTCGAGCCCGGTGCTCGCGCGGCCGTCGCCGCGACGCGCGCCGGCCGCATCGGTGTCATCGGGACCGCCGGCACGATCCGATCCGGCGCGTACGAGCGGGCGATCTGCGCGCTCCTTCCGACCGCGCAGGTCACGGCCCGCGCCTGCCCGCTCTTCGTTCCGCTCGTCGAGGAGGGCTGGGTCGACCACGAAGCCACGCGCCTCGTCGCGCGCGAGTACCTCGAACCCTTGGTGGCCGCCGGCGTGGATACGCTGGTTCTTGGTTGCACGCACTATCCGCTGCTGAAGCCTCTTTTGAGGACTGTGATGGGTCCCGAGGTCCGGCTGATCGACAGCGCCGAGGAAACGGCGGCGGAGGCGGCGCGCACGTTGGCCGGAAAAAGTCTTTCCGCTCCGGACGCGTCGGCGCCGGCGTATCGCTTCGTTGCCTCCGACGACCCCGACCAGTTCCTACGCGTCGGCCAGCGGTTTCTTGGCGGCGCGGTGGAGAACGTCGAGATCCGCACTCTCGGCTGA
- a CDS encoding Rid family detoxifying hydrolase — protein MSVKTVHTNAAPAAIGPYSQGIVANGFLFTAGQIAIDPATGQIVTGDVAKQTERVMANLAAVLATVNATWADVVKTTVFLHDMGDFPVVNEVYGKALGEARPARSTVQVSALPRGVLVEIDAVVAVP, from the coding sequence GTGAGCGTGAAGACCGTGCACACGAACGCCGCGCCGGCGGCGATCGGGCCATACTCGCAGGGCATCGTCGCCAACGGGTTTCTGTTCACCGCCGGCCAGATCGCGATCGATCCCGCGACTGGACAGATCGTGACGGGGGACGTCGCTAAGCAGACCGAGCGCGTCATGGCGAATCTCGCGGCCGTGCTCGCTACGGTGAACGCGACCTGGGCCGACGTCGTGAAGACCACGGTCTTCTTGCACGACATGGGCGATTTTCCCGTCGTGAACGAAGTCTACGGCAAGGCCCTCGGCGAAGCGCGTCCCGCCCGCTCGACCGTGCAGGTGTCGGCATTGCCGCGGGGCGTGCTCGTCGAAATCGACGCGGTGGTCGCCGTTCCATGA